A genomic window from Sphingobacterium sp. BN32 includes:
- a CDS encoding MauE/DoxX family redox-associated membrane protein has product MKNSTLLRLSAMLLASMFFYAALVKLMDYELAQASMRKQVFPLPIADVLSWLIPVLELLTVLLLLFRPSQRLGLWSSFVLLIAFTVYIVIAMNGTFGDRPCSCGGILQHLSYPWHIAFNLLFLGISIVGLCLSRQIKQIAVQR; this is encoded by the coding sequence ATGAAAAACAGTACTCTTCTGCGGCTTTCCGCCATGCTTCTAGCCAGCATGTTCTTCTACGCGGCGCTCGTGAAACTAATGGATTATGAGCTCGCGCAAGCGAGCATGCGCAAACAGGTGTTTCCGTTGCCCATTGCTGATGTCCTGAGCTGGCTGATCCCTGTATTGGAGCTTCTAACGGTTCTACTTTTGCTCTTTCGTCCTTCTCAACGCTTGGGCTTATGGAGTTCATTCGTCCTTTTGATAGCATTTACTGTATACATCGTCATTGCTATGAACGGCACCTTCGGGGATCGCCCCTGTTCCTGCGGCGGGATTCTACAGCACTTGAGCTACCCATGGCACATTGCATTTAATCTTCTTTTTCTTGGCATAAGCATAGTCGGTTTATGTTTATCACGGCAAATAAAACAAATTGCAGTGCAACGATAA
- a CDS encoding TlpA disulfide reductase family protein: protein MKRIFVFWILLIGCVWSGSAIGQSHASISGEIGFGQDGDVVGLYVRNKKTHHLFDTTRLDLDSQLVGKKFNFSIPVGDTPIYVTLDFFVNKYGSERVIIPYIPIERGDTVEIKADEKRKFTFYGKAAAKFRLIDSLNNLPFRSSDPTVIDLERFVKEKLATMERGKQVLLRAKPTLSEKMYKLIEADFIATHLKTIYDNFRNNSFGYAYSDSLGRIGEHIYRTQFYDKPDHIALADFSSYSNAQSAYLLAKNWSDMRFEKRQSRKPTDLFEVLDRRYPDGRIKDEIITDYLYVHSAKFLPIFYPVKAKVTTEYGKRVVNEFERKYILSKNFHQGDIFYDRDGNEVKLDDLKGKVVVMDFWFTGCFPCMAVAKAFPKVEEAFKNRDDIVFLSISTDRDKNKWLKSIQPPDPSQGSPAGSFYVSDKTIYWNTGSGGDDHSFIRKFDTRTGYPRLYVIDKDGNLIDRNPPKPTKNEGKDLIDLLKKALTG from the coding sequence ATGAAAAGAATATTTGTCTTTTGGATATTGTTAATAGGTTGCGTTTGGTCTGGATCCGCTATAGGGCAGAGTCATGCCTCAATCTCAGGAGAGATTGGATTCGGACAAGACGGCGACGTGGTAGGCCTGTACGTACGAAATAAAAAAACTCACCATTTATTCGATACAACGCGATTAGATCTTGATTCGCAGTTGGTGGGTAAAAAATTTAACTTCTCGATCCCGGTCGGGGATACCCCTATTTATGTGACGCTTGATTTCTTTGTAAATAAGTATGGCAGTGAGCGAGTAATCATTCCTTACATCCCTATTGAAAGGGGTGATACCGTGGAAATAAAGGCGGATGAAAAACGTAAATTCACATTTTATGGGAAAGCTGCGGCGAAGTTTAGGCTCATTGATAGCCTCAATAATTTACCTTTTCGTTCATCGGATCCTACAGTTATAGATCTGGAAAGGTTTGTGAAGGAAAAATTGGCTACGATGGAGCGGGGTAAACAAGTGTTGTTGCGTGCTAAACCTACCCTGTCAGAAAAGATGTACAAATTGATTGAGGCGGACTTTATCGCCACACACCTTAAGACTATTTATGATAATTTCCGCAACAACAGCTTTGGTTATGCCTATAGTGACTCGCTCGGTAGGATCGGAGAACATATTTACCGAACTCAATTTTATGATAAACCGGATCATATCGCCTTAGCTGACTTTTCAAGCTATTCAAATGCACAATCTGCGTATTTACTCGCAAAGAATTGGTCAGACATGAGGTTTGAAAAGCGTCAAAGCAGAAAACCAACTGATCTGTTCGAAGTGCTAGATCGTAGATATCCCGATGGTCGCATAAAGGACGAAATCATCACGGATTATCTTTATGTGCATAGTGCGAAATTTCTACCAATCTTCTATCCCGTGAAAGCGAAAGTGACCACTGAATATGGAAAGAGAGTTGTCAATGAATTTGAAAGGAAATATATACTAAGCAAGAATTTTCACCAAGGAGATATATTTTATGATCGGGATGGTAACGAAGTTAAGCTCGATGATCTGAAAGGTAAAGTAGTGGTCATGGATTTCTGGTTCACAGGTTGCTTTCCTTGTATGGCCGTTGCTAAAGCCTTTCCCAAAGTTGAGGAAGCCTTTAAAAATCGAGACGACATCGTTTTTTTGAGCATTTCGACCGATCGCGATAAGAACAAATGGCTAAAAAGCATTCAACCACCTGATCCATCCCAAGGGAGTCCGGCGGGTAGCTTTTATGTTTCTGATAAAACAATTTATTGGAATACAGGCAGCGGAGGAGACGATCATTCTTTTATCCGAAAATTTGATACCCGGACAGGATATCCTAGGCTCTATGTCATTGATAAGGATGGAAACTTAATCGACAGAAACCCACCAAAGCCTACAAAAAATGAAGGTAAGGACCTGATCGACCTGCTTAAAAAAGCTCTCACGGGCTAA
- a CDS encoding RagB/SusD family nutrient uptake outer membrane protein: protein MKRRILYIVAVICCVFFVSCEKFLDEKPNKKLVVLSSVKDAQALMNNSSVFITTHPTSGEFAAGDFYLLTEDWQSLSWQSHRQSYIWGDHVFDDMERNDWSLPYVAVYNANIVLDAIANGEIKQGTQREIADVQGQALFYRSYAFYSLLQLFAKAWDNTTAQSDLGIPLRLSSDFNIPVGRSSVAACYEQIIKDLQEAAGLLNETTALKTRPSKTAAHAFLARVYLNIGRYELAQASANDALASNNQVIDYNTLDATAEFPFATFNEEVIYHVRLWNFLPYPPAPKIERGLLKSYHEDDLRKSLFFVTNNDGTFSYKAGYNGDDGLFNGLATDELLLIRAECFARLGKTSQAIQNLNALLAKRWKSGSFVPFTAMTSEDALKIILEERRKELVFRGLRWSDLKRLNKEPRFAVTLEKTISGKEYVLPPNDNRYVFPIPSAVIQMSGIEQNPR from the coding sequence ATGAAAAGAAGAATCTTATACATAGTGGCCGTAATATGCTGTGTTTTTTTCGTGAGTTGTGAAAAATTTTTGGATGAAAAGCCGAATAAGAAATTGGTTGTCCTTTCATCCGTAAAAGACGCGCAGGCTTTGATGAACAATTCGAGTGTATTCATAACTACGCACCCCACATCCGGTGAATTTGCTGCTGGTGATTTTTATTTGCTTACCGAAGACTGGCAATCGCTTAGCTGGCAATCGCATCGGCAGAGTTATATATGGGGAGATCATGTATTTGACGATATGGAAAGAAATGACTGGTCTCTACCGTATGTTGCAGTGTACAACGCTAACATTGTTCTTGACGCGATTGCCAATGGCGAGATCAAGCAGGGGACACAACGGGAGATCGCCGATGTGCAAGGACAGGCTTTATTTTACCGATCCTATGCTTTCTATAGTTTGTTGCAACTTTTCGCAAAAGCTTGGGACAATACAACCGCACAATCTGATCTCGGTATCCCATTAAGACTATCCTCGGATTTCAATATCCCTGTCGGACGCTCGAGTGTTGCGGCGTGTTACGAGCAAATCATAAAAGATTTGCAGGAGGCAGCCGGTTTGTTAAATGAAACAACCGCATTGAAAACTAGACCATCAAAAACTGCTGCACATGCTTTCTTAGCAAGGGTATATTTAAACATAGGTCGCTATGAACTTGCGCAGGCTTCGGCAAATGACGCTCTAGCTTCTAACAATCAAGTCATAGATTACAATACGTTAGACGCAACAGCCGAATTTCCATTTGCTACATTTAATGAAGAAGTGATCTATCATGTTCGCCTTTGGAACTTTTTGCCCTATCCTCCAGCTCCTAAAATTGAACGTGGACTGTTGAAGTCTTACCATGAAGATGACCTTCGAAAGAGCTTGTTTTTCGTTACGAATAATGATGGAACTTTCAGTTACAAAGCTGGTTACAATGGCGATGACGGGCTTTTTAACGGCTTAGCTACTGACGAACTTCTTTTGATAAGAGCGGAATGCTTTGCGCGTTTAGGGAAAACCTCGCAAGCAATCCAGAATCTGAATGCGCTATTGGCAAAAAGATGGAAAAGCGGATCTTTTGTCCCTTTTACTGCGATGACATCGGAGGATGCATTAAAAATAATTCTGGAGGAGCGCAGAAAAGAATTAGTTTTTAGAGGGCTGAGATGGTCTGATTTAAAACGCTTAAATAAAGAGCCACGCTTCGCTGTAACTTTGGAAAAGACGATATCAGGTAAGGAGTATGTGTTACCACCTAACGATAACCGATACGTATTCCCAATACCATCTGCTGTAATTCAGATGTCCGGGATTGAGCAGAACCCGCGTTAG
- a CDS encoding RagB/SusD family nutrient uptake outer membrane protein: MKITAKIFMLFIFILQASSCSEEFLEAKPDKSLNVPKNEKDLLALLDNSNNFFNSTPVFGLLGSDDIYLTEEGLLTLLPPYDRAYKWDKEFYPANITTNANWNRCYSQVFGANVVLDAVKDWKLERFSAEQSNVAGMAYFHRAFAFYHLAQLFAEPYQESISNKQLGIPLRLSSDVTSVSKRASLAETYDQILSDLQHSVQMLPKSQVKLTRPTQIAAKALMARVYLIMANYAEAERYSTEVLEHSDAIIDYNKLSASSTRPFPVVILNGDNPEVIFYSVMTANSALQSASITSVDSTLIKTYEANDLRAALFFRKQNNGNYSFKGQYTGSSSIFTGLALDEVLLTRAECRARRDAAQEALDDLNKLLVKRWRTDTYVPITLDSVDDILPLILQERRKELVYRDLRWIDLRRLNLEDRFKKVIYRQIGTKRIELLPNDIRYTLPIAFDVISRSNMEQNPR, from the coding sequence ATGAAAATTACTGCGAAAATATTTATGCTTTTTATCTTTATCCTACAGGCATCCAGCTGTAGCGAAGAGTTTTTGGAAGCTAAACCGGACAAGTCGCTCAATGTGCCCAAGAACGAGAAAGACCTTCTGGCGCTTCTGGATAACAGCAATAACTTTTTTAACTCGACCCCAGTCTTTGGGCTTCTTGGATCTGATGACATTTACCTCACAGAGGAGGGGCTGCTAACCCTGTTGCCTCCCTATGATCGTGCCTACAAATGGGATAAAGAATTCTATCCAGCTAATATTACCACAAATGCGAACTGGAACCGGTGTTATTCGCAGGTCTTCGGCGCCAACGTCGTGTTGGACGCGGTAAAGGATTGGAAACTTGAGAGGTTCAGTGCAGAACAATCAAATGTCGCAGGAATGGCTTATTTCCATCGTGCATTTGCGTTTTATCATCTTGCGCAGTTATTTGCCGAACCTTATCAGGAAAGCATCAGCAATAAGCAGTTGGGGATTCCTCTTCGACTCAGCTCGGATGTCACCTCAGTGTCAAAGCGGGCGTCTCTGGCGGAGACCTATGATCAAATTTTATCAGATCTGCAGCATTCGGTCCAAATGCTGCCCAAATCTCAGGTAAAACTGACAAGACCAACTCAAATTGCGGCAAAGGCTCTAATGGCTCGCGTATACCTGATAATGGCGAACTATGCGGAGGCTGAACGTTATTCGACGGAAGTGCTTGAGCACAGTGATGCAATTATCGACTATAACAAGCTCTCTGCCTCTTCCACAAGGCCCTTTCCTGTCGTCATCCTCAACGGGGACAACCCCGAGGTAATTTTCTACAGTGTTATGACCGCAAATTCTGCCTTACAAAGCGCATCAATCACCAGCGTGGATAGCACGCTAATTAAAACCTACGAAGCTAATGATTTGAGAGCGGCGCTATTTTTTAGAAAGCAGAACAATGGAAATTATAGTTTCAAGGGACAGTATACCGGATCCTCCTCCATTTTCACAGGTCTAGCGCTAGATGAAGTACTGCTGACCCGTGCCGAATGTCGTGCTCGTCGGGACGCCGCTCAAGAAGCGCTGGATGATTTAAACAAATTATTGGTCAAACGTTGGAGAACTGATACTTATGTGCCCATTACTTTGGACTCGGTGGATGATATCCTTCCTCTAATTTTACAGGAACGAAGAAAGGAGTTGGTTTACCGCGATTTGCGATGGATTGATCTAAGGCGCCTCAACCTGGAGGACCGATTTAAAAAAGTGATTTACCGCCAGATCGGAACAAAGCGGATCGAACTTCTACCGAACGATATTAGGTATACCTTACCGATCGCTTTTGATGTAATTTCTCGTTCCAATATGGAACAAAACCCTCGCTAG
- a CDS encoding SusC/RagA family TonB-linked outer membrane protein has protein sequence MKSLTDGSILKNATITIGDRSIQTDNSGEFRISGPFTENVLRASYVGFHDTTVSISQKPLHILLRPFENSIEEINVISTGYQQISAERSAGSYVHVNNEFLERRVSTDILSRIEDVVPGLIFNRNNEASPGGFSTSDISIRGQSTLMGNAAPLIVVDNFPFEGDIRDINPQDIESVSVLKDATAASIWGTRAGNGVIVLTTKKGSYGSSTNVSLTSNVSIAEKPDLFYEPVMSTAEFIDMEKLLFERGYYTVTEYSFSNEPLSPVIELLIASRDGLISPQQAQTQIEEWKHLDVRNDLHRYFYQSPISQQYALNLSGGSMKYRYLLSGGFDKNTNSLVKTGFKRTSLHSNQSLRLFNDRLELGTNLFYSNTVENFPMALFSAQSNIPYYPYARFADQDGNPLAVTNGFRDSFKQDAFSKGFLDWSYYPLNDLSNHLNEGQGTNYKADLNSNFRILPFLSLNLSYQFNVILNNKRNQQTADSYYVRNLVNSFTQVESDGSLTRAIPDGGILGLTHESRRNQNLRTQLNFNKIWNTSHKIDGIAGFEVKDFQTKISDIRRYGYNPELGTFSAVRYLTPFVQSWSMFGSTATIPFQDNEQHLVDRYRSYYANVSYSFANRYIVNGSGRIDQSNIFGVNTNAKGVPLYALGVAWNVHQEPFFESDLFTKVKVRASYGYNGNVYKNLSSWVTAKGSTSYNNPNNSGLPYAVIVNPPYPDLRWERVQATNFGVDFEMMNGRISGTVDIFRKLGMDLISPIMMDPTVGVSSFTTNNAETKTTGLDWSIRSQNLVGKLKWHTELIGSLVKEKVTEFDIAYPASTYVGSGYPLVGKPLYAMHSFAWGGLDPSTGKPQIYLNGEKTMDYNAVIQETRLQDLIYHGSLRPTWFGSLRNTFEWRNVTMSLNMVFRMGYFFRKNSVNYNNVLKAQGGHGDFSRRWLKPGDERFTDVPVLPESNNDPSSNIYLASEVLSRPADHIRFQDLRLGYTLNRSDITTLPFNSIHVFMYANNLGLLWTANREGIDPDFQKSPLPKSVSFGAKLNF, from the coding sequence GTGAAATCTCTTACCGACGGCAGCATATTAAAGAATGCGACCATCACCATTGGAGATAGATCCATCCAAACAGATAATTCAGGCGAATTTAGAATTTCAGGACCATTCACCGAAAACGTACTTCGTGCGAGCTACGTAGGTTTCCATGACACCACGGTGTCGATTTCTCAGAAGCCCCTACATATTTTATTGAGGCCATTTGAAAATAGTATCGAGGAGATCAATGTGATTAGTACTGGCTATCAACAGATCTCAGCAGAAAGAAGTGCCGGTAGCTATGTTCATGTAAATAATGAATTTTTGGAAAGACGCGTAAGTACGGATATTCTGAGTAGAATCGAAGATGTTGTGCCAGGCTTGATTTTCAATAGGAATAACGAGGCAAGTCCAGGGGGATTTTCAACAAGTGACATCAGCATACGAGGACAAAGTACATTGATGGGGAATGCGGCTCCCTTAATAGTCGTAGACAATTTTCCTTTTGAAGGAGATATCCGAGATATTAATCCTCAGGATATAGAGTCTGTTTCTGTGTTGAAGGATGCTACTGCCGCTTCCATTTGGGGAACTCGTGCAGGCAATGGAGTAATAGTTCTCACCACCAAGAAAGGGAGCTATGGGAGTTCAACAAACGTTTCACTTACCTCAAATGTGAGCATCGCGGAAAAACCAGATCTATTCTACGAGCCAGTAATGAGCACCGCCGAATTTATTGATATGGAGAAATTGCTTTTTGAACGGGGATATTATACCGTCACCGAGTATTCATTTTCAAACGAGCCACTTAGTCCAGTGATTGAACTTTTAATTGCGAGTCGTGACGGACTCATCAGTCCTCAGCAGGCACAAACACAAATCGAAGAGTGGAAACATTTAGACGTACGAAATGATTTGCACCGATATTTCTATCAATCTCCGATTTCTCAACAATATGCGTTGAACCTCTCTGGGGGTAGTATGAAATATCGCTATCTCCTTTCAGGAGGATTTGACAAAAATACTAACAGCTTAGTAAAAACAGGCTTTAAGCGAACCTCTCTGCATAGTAACCAATCATTGAGGCTATTCAATGATCGGTTGGAGCTCGGAACAAATCTCTTCTATTCCAATACGGTAGAAAACTTTCCAATGGCACTTTTTAGTGCGCAGTCTAATATCCCATATTATCCGTACGCGCGTTTCGCAGATCAAGATGGAAATCCACTCGCGGTGACCAACGGGTTTCGTGATAGCTTTAAACAGGATGCATTTAGCAAAGGGTTCTTGGACTGGTCTTATTACCCTTTAAACGATTTGTCCAACCATCTTAATGAAGGACAAGGAACAAACTATAAAGCTGATCTAAATAGCAACTTTCGAATTTTACCATTTCTTTCCTTGAATCTTTCTTATCAATTTAATGTGATATTGAACAATAAAAGAAACCAACAAACCGCGGATAGCTACTATGTTAGAAACCTAGTGAATTCGTTCACTCAAGTTGAAAGCGATGGTAGCTTGACGCGTGCAATTCCTGATGGAGGAATTTTGGGACTAACACATGAGTCGCGACGAAATCAGAATTTGCGTACGCAATTAAATTTCAATAAGATTTGGAATACCTCCCATAAAATTGATGGCATTGCGGGATTTGAAGTCAAAGATTTTCAGACGAAGATTAGCGACATCCGTCGGTATGGATATAATCCCGAACTGGGAACATTTTCTGCCGTGAGATACTTGACGCCGTTTGTGCAATCTTGGTCTATGTTTGGATCAACTGCGACGATCCCTTTCCAAGACAACGAACAACATTTGGTGGATAGGTATCGATCCTACTATGCAAATGTTTCCTACTCGTTTGCTAATCGGTATATCGTGAACGGCAGCGGTAGAATCGATCAGAGTAATATCTTCGGCGTAAATACAAATGCAAAAGGTGTCCCTTTATATGCTCTGGGCGTAGCATGGAACGTGCATCAGGAACCTTTTTTTGAAAGTGATCTTTTTACTAAAGTGAAGGTAAGGGCAAGCTATGGTTACAACGGAAACGTCTATAAAAACTTATCGTCATGGGTCACTGCGAAGGGATCGACAAGCTATAACAATCCTAACAATTCAGGATTGCCCTATGCCGTCATCGTCAACCCGCCCTATCCTGATCTCCGTTGGGAAAGAGTTCAAGCGACAAACTTTGGGGTAGACTTCGAAATGATGAACGGCAGAATTTCTGGAACAGTGGATATCTTTCGCAAGCTTGGAATGGATCTCATCAGCCCAATCATGATGGATCCCACGGTGGGCGTGTCTTCGTTCACAACCAATAATGCCGAAACGAAAACAACAGGACTAGACTGGTCTATTCGGAGTCAAAATCTCGTTGGCAAGCTGAAGTGGCATACCGAACTGATTGGATCGCTGGTAAAAGAGAAAGTGACGGAATTTGATATCGCCTATCCCGCATCGACTTACGTAGGTTCAGGTTATCCTTTGGTAGGAAAGCCTCTATATGCTATGCATAGTTTTGCTTGGGGAGGACTGGATCCATCAACCGGCAAGCCACAGATTTATCTAAATGGAGAGAAGACTATGGACTACAACGCTGTTATTCAGGAAACGCGACTTCAAGACCTCATTTACCACGGATCGCTACGTCCAACATGGTTCGGTTCATTGCGCAACACCTTCGAATGGCGGAATGTTACAATGTCTTTGAACATGGTATTTAGAATGGGGTATTTCTTCCGAAAGAACTCTGTTAATTACAACAATGTATTAAAGGCTCAGGGTGGTCATGGTGATTTTTCAAGGAGATGGCTAAAGCCGGGAGATGAAAGGTTTACCGATGTCCCCGTTTTGCCGGAGTCAAACAACGATCCTTCGTCAAATATATATCTCGCTTCCGAGGTCTTAAGCAGACCAGCAGATCATATACGTTTCCAGGATCTACGCTTAGGCTATACATTAAATAGGAGCGATATTACAACGCTTCCTTTTAATTCCATCCATGTTTTTATGTATGCCAATAATTTGGGGCTCCTATGGACCGCTAATCGTGAAGGTATCGATCCCGACTTCCAGAAAAGTCCTTTGCCAAAAAGTGTGTCTTTTGGAGCCAAACTAAATTTTTAA